A portion of the Candidatus Eremiobacteraceae bacterium genome contains these proteins:
- a CDS encoding HAMP domain-containing sensor histidine kinase, with translation MKSSSRPSGVSATPSAPEGASRPPFFESLRWRLTVWYVAAVAVLLLVFAVVVMLGAYRVLYLSAAQRVEGASMALQSYARAGNPLFGSASVVELLSQESELNAFAGPGLYVEAFNPSGARIGGSSNLADADLPTTGYRRWHMEGIAAGDWGTAKTALGPVLAHWHVVSDNGRPVATVYVAQSLLSVNQTLGSFATFLILSFFGAVALIIASGVWLSRAAIGPINEISQSVQEIGGTDLAKRLNWQGRRDELGRLAQQFDDMLARLEAAFARERRFISDASHELKTPLTVINANAQMLERWGDRDEQVRRDALAAIRSESTQMARVINAMLTLAKTDTGTTLAVEPLNLRAIVNDVAASLRQRAAEKGLTLDTKYDGDAYVLGEPGLLRQLVLNLTENAIKFTSAGGVTISTGAENSHARIDVADTGPGIPADSLPHIFERFYRADPAHSRSVEGTGLGLAVVRSIVRAHGGDIAVASTIGSGTTISVTLPALTLAGDGDA, from the coding sequence ATGAAAAGCTCATCCAGACCATCCGGGGTGTCGGCTACGCCCTCCGCGCCTGAGGGCGCGAGCAGGCCGCCGTTCTTCGAAAGCCTGCGCTGGCGCCTGACCGTCTGGTACGTCGCGGCCGTCGCCGTGCTGCTTCTGGTGTTCGCCGTCGTCGTGATGCTCGGCGCGTATCGCGTGTTGTATCTCTCGGCAGCGCAACGCGTCGAGGGAGCGTCGATGGCGCTGCAATCGTATGCGCGCGCCGGCAACCCGCTCTTCGGCTCCGCATCGGTCGTCGAACTGCTTTCGCAAGAGAGCGAGCTGAACGCGTTTGCCGGTCCAGGCCTGTACGTCGAAGCCTTCAACCCGAGCGGCGCGCGCATCGGCGGCAGCAGTAATCTCGCCGACGCCGATCTGCCGACAACCGGTTATCGGCGCTGGCATATGGAGGGCATCGCGGCCGGCGATTGGGGCACGGCCAAGACCGCGCTCGGGCCGGTGCTCGCGCACTGGCACGTGGTGAGCGATAACGGCCGCCCGGTCGCGACGGTGTATGTCGCGCAGTCGCTGCTCAGCGTCAATCAGACGCTCGGCTCGTTCGCTACCTTTCTGATCCTGAGCTTCTTCGGCGCGGTCGCGCTCATCATCGCGTCCGGCGTGTGGCTTTCGCGCGCGGCGATCGGGCCGATCAATGAGATCTCGCAGTCCGTCCAGGAGATCGGCGGCACGGATCTGGCCAAGCGCTTGAACTGGCAAGGCCGGCGCGACGAGTTGGGCCGGCTTGCGCAGCAGTTCGACGACATGCTCGCGCGCCTCGAAGCCGCGTTCGCACGCGAGCGGCGTTTCATCTCGGACGCCTCGCACGAGCTCAAGACGCCGCTGACCGTCATCAACGCCAACGCGCAGATGCTCGAGCGTTGGGGCGATCGCGACGAGCAGGTGCGCCGAGATGCGCTCGCCGCCATCCGCAGCGAGAGCACGCAGATGGCGCGCGTCATCAATGCGATGCTGACGCTGGCCAAGACCGATACCGGTACGACGCTGGCCGTCGAACCCCTGAACTTGCGCGCGATCGTCAACGACGTGGCCGCGTCCCTGCGTCAGCGCGCGGCGGAAAAAGGCTTGACGCTCGACACTAAGTACGACGGCGACGCCTACGTGCTGGGCGAGCCGGGGCTGCTGCGCCAGCTGGTGTTGAATCTCACCGAGAACGCGATCAAGTTCACCAGCGCCGGCGGCGTGACGATTTCGACGGGCGCCGAGAACTCGCACGCGCGCATCGACGTCGCGGACACGGGCCCTGGCATCCCCGCCGATTCTCTGCCGCACATCTTCGAGCGCTTCTATCGCGCCGACCCGGCCCATTCGCGATCGGTCGAGGGCACCGGACTCGGGCTTGCGGTGGTGCGCAGCATCGTGCGCGCCCACGGCGGCGATATCGCGGTCGCGAGCACCATCGGCTCGGGTACGACGATCTCGGTCACGCTGCCGGCGCTGACGCTCGCCGGGGACGGCGATGCGTGA
- a CDS encoding response regulator transcription factor, which translates to MSHSSLPSHAADQAKRKILVVEDDVQIAKVLRLELEHEGFEVEVCGDGASAIERALKGPDLIILDLLLPRIDGLEVCRRVRRHSSVPIIMLTAKDAVPDRVTGLDTGANDYLAKPFSIEELLARIRVQLREREPGERVLEIKDLVLNRDTHEVSRNGRAVSLTAKEFSLLEFLMMYPNKVHTRDEIFNSVWGSDFLGESNLIDVYIRYLRNKVDDASDEKLIQTIRGVGYALRA; encoded by the coding sequence ATGTCGCATTCATCCTTACCTTCGCACGCGGCCGACCAGGCCAAGCGCAAGATCCTCGTCGTCGAGGACGACGTCCAAATCGCCAAAGTCCTGCGTCTCGAGCTCGAGCATGAAGGCTTTGAGGTCGAGGTCTGCGGCGATGGCGCAAGCGCGATCGAGCGCGCGCTCAAAGGTCCCGATCTGATCATCCTCGATCTGCTGCTGCCGCGCATCGACGGCCTTGAGGTCTGCCGGCGCGTCCGGCGCCATTCTTCCGTGCCGATCATCATGCTCACCGCCAAAGATGCGGTGCCCGATCGCGTCACCGGGCTGGACACGGGCGCCAACGACTATCTCGCCAAGCCGTTCTCGATCGAGGAGCTGCTCGCGCGCATCCGCGTGCAGCTGCGCGAGCGCGAACCCGGCGAGCGCGTGCTCGAGATCAAGGATCTTGTGCTCAACCGCGACACGCACGAGGTGTCGCGCAACGGACGCGCCGTCAGCCTGACCGCCAAGGAGTTCTCGCTGCTGGAATTCCTCATGATGTATCCGAACAAGGTGCACACGCGCGACGAGATCTTCAACAGCGTGTGGGGTTCGGATTTCCTGGGCGAATCGAACCTGATCGACGTCTACATCCGCTACTTGCGCAACAAAGTCGACGACGCGAGCGATGAAAAGCTCATCCAGACCATCCGGGGTGTCGGCTACGCCCTCCGCGCCTGA
- the thpR gene encoding RNA 2',3'-cyclic phosphodiesterase, with translation MATFAAIELDDSVRQAALRAIEGLAAAGVPVRFERPEKLHVTLAYLGAIEAPRIEGFVGALSAAAAHCSPFEIVFDRVGPFPDERRARILALACSQTQPGFDACAATVRAEFEKLGAHFDQPALPHITLARAKQPLRPLQRIEQPPRCVLAVRELALFESIQEGPTTRYERRSVARLSVE, from the coding sequence ATGGCCACATTCGCGGCGATCGAGCTGGATGACTCGGTGCGCCAGGCGGCCCTCCGCGCGATCGAAGGGCTCGCCGCTGCCGGTGTTCCCGTGCGTTTCGAGCGCCCCGAGAAGCTGCACGTGACGCTCGCCTACCTCGGCGCCATTGAGGCGCCGCGCATCGAGGGGTTCGTCGGCGCTCTGAGCGCCGCGGCGGCGCATTGCTCGCCGTTCGAGATCGTGTTCGACCGCGTCGGCCCGTTTCCGGACGAGCGCCGGGCTCGCATCCTGGCGCTCGCCTGTTCGCAGACTCAACCGGGATTCGACGCCTGCGCCGCGACCGTCCGCGCGGAGTTCGAGAAGCTCGGCGCGCACTTCGATCAGCCGGCTCTCCCGCACATCACGCTGGCCAGGGCGAAACAGCCGCTGCGACCCCTGCAGCGCATCGAACAGCCGCCGCGCTGCGTTCTTGCAGTGCGCGAGCTCGCGCTCTTCGAAAGCATCCAGGAGGGTCCGACCACACGCTATGAGCGACGGTCCGTCGCCCGCCTTTCGGTCGAATAA
- a CDS encoding SIMPL domain-containing protein (The SIMPL domain is named for its presence in mouse protein SIMPL (signalling molecule that associates with mouse pelle-like kinase). Bacterial member BP26, from Brucella, was shown to assemble into a channel-like structure, while YggE from E. coli has been associated with resistance to oxidative stress.), with protein sequence MRLLLSPVALLIAGVLAAAPAAADTTPPSHDMNSMMMMMMAHHMTSISVQGTGLVDYTPDQAHVTLGVNGEAPNAAATASDIAGRANSVIAALKGLGIADADITTSGYNLYYRQATDTVKAAFVASETIGVKTPIDKAGAAIDAGIKAGANQTYGLTYDTTQRDALYKQAVQRAVKQAHDLAEVAAAAAGVKLGSVMTITVGSGIPMQSYMPMVRTLAMTPAAAPPPIAPGTGVMSASVQVTYSIATPMHM encoded by the coding sequence ATGCGCCTTTTGCTATCGCCGGTCGCTCTGCTGATCGCCGGCGTCCTGGCCGCTGCACCGGCGGCGGCTGATACCACGCCGCCATCGCATGACATGAACTCGATGATGATGATGATGATGGCGCACCACATGACCAGCATTTCGGTGCAGGGCACGGGCCTGGTCGACTACACGCCCGACCAAGCGCACGTCACCCTGGGCGTCAACGGCGAAGCACCCAATGCAGCCGCCACCGCGTCAGATATTGCCGGCCGCGCGAACTCTGTCATCGCGGCGCTCAAAGGTTTGGGCATCGCAGATGCTGACATCACGACGAGCGGATACAATCTGTACTACCGTCAGGCGACCGACACTGTCAAAGCGGCGTTCGTCGCGTCCGAGACGATCGGCGTCAAGACGCCGATCGACAAAGCCGGCGCCGCTATCGACGCAGGTATCAAGGCCGGTGCGAACCAGACCTACGGGCTGACGTACGACACGACGCAGCGCGACGCGCTCTACAAGCAGGCCGTGCAGCGCGCGGTCAAGCAAGCGCACGACTTAGCCGAGGTCGCTGCGGCCGCGGCGGGCGTGAAATTGGGTTCGGTCATGACGATCACGGTCGGCAGCGGCATACCGATGCAATCGTATATGCCGATGGTTCGCACGCTCGCGATGACGCCGGCGGCCGCGCCGCCGCCGATCGCGCCGGGCACCGGCGTCATGAGCGCCTCGGTCCAGGTGACCTATTCGATCGCCACCCCGATGCATATGTAG
- a CDS encoding dihydroorotate dehydrogenase, whose product MSLGNGARSSPDLSVDIGRLRLANPTIAASGCYNRGAEFSRIVDISAYGAITLKSVTREPRLGNAMPRIALTPAGMLNAIGLEGPGIEHFVKHEAPNLPGVPTVVIASAAGFSVGEFVDVAAAMDGLPGIAAIELDVSCPNVDSEGECFAVDPRATDAVVAAVKRRVKLPVIAKLTPNVADIRPIARAAEEAGADAISLINSLRGMAIDVERTRPALANFTGGLTGPAIRPVAVYQVWEVAQTVRIPIIGMGGIENGRDALEMMLAGASAVAIGTANFRDPEVPVRVRDAISEEAAKRGFASVRALTGLANPGFARTRWPADRRPEHVQVRR is encoded by the coding sequence ATGAGCCTGGGCAATGGCGCGCGCTCATCCCCCGATCTGAGCGTCGACATCGGCCGGCTGCGCCTTGCCAATCCGACGATCGCCGCCAGCGGCTGCTACAATCGCGGCGCCGAATTCTCGCGCATCGTCGACATCAGCGCCTATGGCGCGATAACGCTCAAGAGCGTGACGCGCGAGCCGCGCCTCGGGAACGCGATGCCGCGGATCGCCCTGACGCCGGCCGGCATGCTCAACGCCATCGGATTGGAAGGCCCCGGCATCGAGCACTTCGTCAAGCACGAAGCGCCCAATCTTCCCGGCGTGCCCACGGTCGTCATCGCCAGCGCCGCCGGCTTCTCGGTCGGCGAGTTCGTCGATGTCGCCGCCGCCATGGACGGATTGCCGGGCATCGCTGCGATCGAGCTCGACGTCTCGTGCCCGAACGTCGACAGCGAGGGTGAGTGCTTCGCGGTCGATCCGCGCGCGACCGACGCCGTGGTCGCGGCGGTGAAGCGGCGCGTCAAGCTGCCCGTGATCGCCAAGCTCACGCCCAACGTCGCCGACATCCGCCCGATCGCGCGCGCCGCCGAGGAGGCGGGCGCCGACGCGATCTCGCTCATCAACTCGCTGCGCGGGATGGCGATCGACGTCGAACGGACGCGCCCCGCGCTCGCCAATTTCACCGGCGGCCTCACCGGCCCGGCGATCCGGCCGGTCGCCGTGTATCAGGTATGGGAGGTCGCGCAGACGGTGCGCATCCCGATCATCGGCATGGGCGGCATCGAGAACGGCCGCGATGCGCTCGAGATGATGTTGGCCGGCGCCTCCGCGGTCGCGATCGGCACAGCCAATTTCCGCGACCCCGAGGTGCCGGTCCGCGTGCGCGACGCCATTTCGGAGGAGGCTGCCAAGCGCGGGTTTGCGAGCGTGCGCGCGCTGACGGGCTTGGCGAACCCTGGCTTTGCGCGCACCCGCTGGCCGGCCGACCGGCGGCCGGAGCACGTGCAGGTGAGACGATGA